From a region of the Mycobacterium sp. SMC-8 genome:
- the purM gene encoding phosphoribosylformylglycinamidine cyclo-ligase, translated as MTERAEQHGISYASAGVDIEAGDRAVELFKPLAKKATRPEVRGGLGGFAGMFALRGGYREPVLASSTDGVGTKLAVAQAMDKHDTVGIDLVAMVVDDLVVCGAEPLFLQDYIAVGRTVPERVAELVSGIADGCVLAGCALLGGETAEHPGLMAPDHYDISATGIGVVEADDVLGPDRVRPGDVVIAMASTGLHSNGYSLARHVLLEIDHMNLAGHVEEFGRTLGEELLEPTRIYAKDCLALAAETQVRTFCHVTGGGLAGNLERVIPHGLMAELDRGTWTPAPVFGMIAQRGRIERAEMEKTFNMGVGMVAVVAPEDTDRALAVLTARHLDCWTLGTIKKGGKEGPRATLVGQHPRF; from the coding sequence ATGACCGAGCGCGCCGAACAACACGGCATTTCCTATGCGTCGGCAGGTGTGGACATCGAAGCCGGTGACCGCGCCGTCGAACTCTTCAAGCCTCTCGCCAAGAAGGCCACCAGGCCCGAGGTGCGAGGTGGCCTGGGCGGCTTCGCCGGAATGTTCGCCCTACGCGGCGGCTACCGTGAGCCGGTGCTGGCCTCGTCGACCGACGGAGTCGGCACCAAACTGGCCGTCGCCCAGGCGATGGACAAGCACGACACGGTGGGCATCGACCTCGTCGCGATGGTGGTCGACGATCTCGTCGTGTGCGGTGCGGAGCCACTGTTTCTGCAGGACTACATCGCCGTCGGGCGGACGGTGCCCGAGCGGGTCGCCGAGCTGGTGTCCGGCATCGCTGACGGCTGTGTGCTCGCCGGATGTGCGCTGCTCGGCGGCGAGACCGCAGAGCACCCCGGGCTGATGGCCCCCGATCACTACGACATCTCCGCGACCGGCATCGGCGTCGTCGAGGCCGACGACGTCCTCGGGCCCGACCGGGTCAGGCCGGGCGACGTGGTCATCGCGATGGCCTCCACAGGTCTGCACTCCAACGGCTACTCGCTGGCCCGGCACGTGCTCCTGGAGATCGATCACATGAACCTCGCCGGCCACGTCGAGGAGTTCGGCCGCACGCTCGGCGAGGAACTGCTCGAACCCACCCGGATCTACGCCAAGGACTGCCTCGCGCTCGCCGCCGAGACCCAGGTGCGGACGTTCTGCCACGTCACCGGCGGCGGACTGGCCGGCAACCTCGAGCGTGTCATCCCGCACGGGTTGATGGCCGAACTCGACCGGGGTACGTGGACGCCGGCACCGGTGTTCGGGATGATCGCCCAGCGCGGCCGCATCGAGCGGGCCGAAATGGAGAAAACCTTCAACATGGGCGTCGGGATGGTGGCTGTCGTCGCGCCGGAGGACACCGATCGCGCGCTGGCCGTCCTGACTGCTCGTCACCTGGACTGCTGGACCCTCGGAACCATCAAGAAGGGCGGCAAGGAGGGGCCGCGAGCTACGCTCGTGGGCCAGCACCCCAGGTTCTGA
- a CDS encoding folate-binding protein YgfZ, giving the protein MSAVPAPDTGPDAGAVWHYGDPLGEQRAAADGAIVIDRSHRAVMTLTGSERKSWLHTISSQHVGELPDGAVTENLSLDGQGRVEDHWVQTQLAGRTVIDTEPWRGEPLRVFLHKMIFWADVVVEPADLGVLSLIGPALTDPAVLAVLGLTELPAEATAVEFPGGGFVRRLPSATVEVDVVVPRSELPAWRDKLVAAGIRPAGVWAYEAHRVAARRPRLGVDTDERTIPHEVGWIGGPGVGAVHLDKGCYRGQETVARVHNLGKPPRMLVVLHLDGSVDRPSTGDPLLAGGRAVGRLGTVVDHVDEGVIALALLKRGLPADTPLTTGGDVQVAATIDPDSVPSGDAVGAGRLAVERLRAGGREEPSR; this is encoded by the coding sequence ATGTCCGCCGTTCCCGCTCCCGACACAGGACCCGACGCCGGCGCCGTCTGGCACTACGGCGACCCGCTCGGCGAACAGCGCGCCGCCGCTGACGGCGCCATCGTGATCGACCGGTCGCATCGCGCGGTGATGACGCTCACCGGGTCCGAACGGAAGTCTTGGCTGCACACCATCTCCAGCCAGCACGTCGGTGAACTGCCCGACGGCGCGGTGACCGAGAACCTGAGCCTCGACGGGCAGGGGCGTGTGGAAGATCACTGGGTGCAGACTCAGCTCGCCGGGCGCACCGTGATCGACACCGAACCGTGGCGCGGCGAACCGTTGCGCGTCTTCCTGCACAAGATGATCTTCTGGGCCGACGTGGTCGTCGAGCCGGCTGATCTCGGGGTGTTGTCGCTGATCGGCCCCGCTCTCACCGATCCCGCCGTGCTGGCGGTGCTCGGGCTGACGGAACTGCCCGCCGAGGCCACCGCGGTCGAGTTCCCGGGCGGCGGCTTCGTCCGGCGACTGCCGAGTGCGACGGTCGAGGTCGACGTCGTGGTGCCGCGTAGCGAGCTGCCCGCGTGGCGCGACAAGCTGGTCGCCGCCGGGATCCGTCCAGCCGGTGTGTGGGCCTACGAGGCTCATCGGGTGGCCGCCCGACGTCCGCGTCTCGGCGTCGACACAGATGAGCGCACGATCCCGCATGAAGTGGGCTGGATCGGGGGTCCCGGCGTCGGTGCCGTGCACCTCGACAAGGGCTGTTACCGGGGCCAGGAGACCGTGGCCCGGGTTCACAACCTGGGCAAACCGCCCCGGATGCTCGTCGTGCTCCATCTCGACGGCTCCGTCGACCGGCCTTCCACGGGAGACCCGCTGCTGGCCGGCGGCCGCGCCGTGGGCCGCCTGGGCACCGTGGTCGACCACGTCGACGAGGGTGTGATCGCGCTGGCCCTGCTCAAACGCGGCCTGCCGGCCGACACCCCGCTGACCACCGGAGGGGACGTCCAGGTCGCGGCGACCATCGACCCGGACTCCGTGCCGTCCGGTGACGCGGTGGGTGCGGGTCGGCTGGCGGTGGAACGGTTGCGCGCCGGCGGACGCGAGGAGCCATCAAGGTGA
- a CDS encoding DUF3073 domain-containing protein: MGRGRAKAKQTKVARELKYSSPQTDFERLQRELSNAPDNDRLNGSDTLSDDGWADEDDWRR; this comes from the coding sequence ATGGGCCGCGGCCGGGCAAAGGCAAAGCAGACCAAGGTTGCACGTGAACTGAAATACAGCTCACCCCAAACCGATTTCGAGCGGCTTCAGCGCGAGCTGTCGAACGCTCCCGACAACGACCGCCTCAACGGCAGCGACACGCTGTCCGATGACGGCTGGGCCGACGAGGACGACTGGCGACGCTGA